In Escherichia ruysiae, a genomic segment contains:
- the cas6e gene encoding type I-E CRISPR-associated protein Cas6/Cse3/CasE, producing the protein MYLSRITLHTGKLSPVQLLHLVDRGEYVMHQWLWDLFPGGKERQFLYRREELQGAFRFFVLSQERPAESETFTIECRPFSPELSTGQQLCFNLRANPTICKAGKRHDLLMEAKRQVRGQAEGCDVWLHQQQAALDWLAAQGEKSGFTLLDTSVDAYRQQQLRRESSRQLIQFSSVDYTGMLTVTDPELFLQRLSLGYGKSRAFGCGLMLIKPGAEA; encoded by the coding sequence ATGTACCTCTCAAGAATAACCTTACATACCGGCAAGCTTTCGCCAGTGCAGTTGCTGCATCTGGTGGATCGCGGGGAATATGTGATGCATCAGTGGCTGTGGGATCTCTTCCCTGGCGGCAAAGAAAGGCAATTTCTTTATCGTCGGGAAGAACTCCAGGGAGCGTTTCGCTTTTTTGTCCTGTCGCAGGAACGCCCGGCGGAAAGTGAAACGTTCACCATCGAATGCCGACCATTTTCGCCGGAGCTGAGTACCGGACAACAACTTTGTTTCAACCTGCGGGCGAATCCAACAATCTGTAAAGCGGGCAAGCGCCACGATTTGCTGATGGAGGCGAAACGGCAGGTGAGGGGGCAGGCGGAAGGATGTGATGTCTGGTTGCATCAACAACAGGCGGCGCTGGACTGGCTGGCAGCACAGGGAGAGAAAAGTGGTTTTACACTACTGGACACCTCGGTTGATGCCTACCGACAACAGCAACTCCGGCGGGAAAGCTCCCGGCAACTGATCCAGTTCAGTAGCGTGGATTATACGGGGATGCTTACAGTCACTGACCCTGAGTTGTTTCTGCAACGTCTCAGCCTGGGGTATGGCAAAAGCCGGGCGTTCGGCTGTGGTCTGATGCTGATCAAGCCCGGAGCAGAGGCGTGA
- the cas5e gene encoding type I-E CRISPR-associated protein Cas5/CasD has product MSQYLIFQLHGPMASWGVDAPGEVRHTHELPSRSALLGLLAAGVGIRRDDTERLNAFNRHYSLVVCASCNPRWARDYHTVQMPKEVRKTRYFSRREELSNPELLSAIISRRDYYTDTWWMVAVAKTPDAPYSLEQLQNGLRHPVFPLYLGRKSHPLALPLAPLLLEGNASDVLRNAYHQYQEHFHELKISLPKLQDECWWEGEHDGLVASKILRRRDVPLNRQQWLFGERTINQGPWLSKEEPCTSQE; this is encoded by the coding sequence ATGAGCCAATATCTGATTTTTCAGCTTCATGGGCCTATGGCGTCCTGGGGTGTTGATGCTCCTGGAGAAGTGCGTCATACCCATGAGCTACCTTCGCGATCTGCGCTGCTGGGGCTACTGGCTGCCGGAGTAGGGATCCGGCGTGATGATACCGAACGGTTAAATGCATTTAATCGCCACTATTCACTGGTAGTTTGCGCCAGCTGTAACCCGCGTTGGGCACGGGATTATCACACGGTCCAGATGCCAAAAGAGGTGCGTAAAACGCGTTATTTCAGCCGTCGCGAAGAGCTGAGCAATCCTGAACTGCTAAGCGCGATTATCTCCCGGCGCGACTACTACACTGATACCTGGTGGATGGTGGCTGTGGCAAAAACCCCCGATGCGCCTTACAGCCTCGAACAGTTGCAGAACGGTTTACGTCATCCGGTTTTTCCGCTTTATCTTGGGCGAAAAAGTCATCCGCTGGCATTACCACTTGCGCCTTTACTGCTTGAAGGTAACGCGTCTGATGTCTTACGTAACGCATATCACCAGTATCAGGAGCATTTCCACGAACTAAAAATCTCACTCCCGAAACTTCAGGATGAATGTTGGTGGGAAGGGGAGCACGATGGTTTGGTCGCAAGCAAAATATTACGCCGCCGGGATGTTCCTTTAAATCGTCAGCAGTGGCTGTTTGGGGAACGCACCATCAATCAGGGGCCGTGGCTCAGCAAGGAGGAACCATGTACCTCTCAAGAATAA
- the cas7e gene encoding type I-E CRISPR-associated protein Cas7/Cse4/CasC, translated as MTTFIQLHLLTAYPAANLNRDDTGAPKTVVLGGATRLRVSSQSLKRAWRTSALFEQALAGHIGIRSGRIAREAATILIEKGIEEKKAIEWAAKIADYLGKAKNDKKPKDPLTNAETEQLVHISPAEFDAVKALAHQLAEEKRAPKEEDLTLLRKDRMAVDIAMFGRMLANKPEFNVEAACQVAHAFGVSETIVEDDFFTAVDDLRQASEDAGAGHLGETGFGSALFYTYICIDKDLLVENLGGDEALANQTIRAFTEAALKVSPTGKQNSFASRAYASWALAEKGTDQPRSLAAAFYEPINGTRQLDVAVQRITTLRENMNKVYEQKTDFVSFDVMNKQGSMKDVLDFICA; from the coding sequence ATGACGACATTTATTCAGCTTCATTTGTTAACCGCTTACCCTGCTGCCAACCTTAACCGTGATGACACCGGTGCGCCGAAAACCGTAGTGCTGGGTGGCGCAACGCGTCTACGCGTTTCCTCGCAAAGTCTGAAACGTGCGTGGCGCACTTCTGCACTTTTTGAACAGGCGTTGGCGGGTCATATTGGTATTCGCAGTGGGCGTATCGCGCGTGAGGCGGCAACTATCCTGATTGAGAAGGGAATCGAAGAGAAAAAAGCCATCGAATGGGCAGCAAAAATTGCAGATTATCTTGGGAAAGCTAAAAACGACAAAAAACCAAAAGATCCGCTCACTAACGCCGAAACTGAACAATTAGTTCACATCAGCCCGGCGGAATTTGACGCCGTAAAAGCGCTGGCCCATCAACTGGCAGAAGAAAAGCGCGCGCCAAAAGAGGAAGATCTCACTCTGTTACGCAAAGACCGTATGGCAGTAGATATCGCCATGTTTGGTCGTATGCTGGCGAATAAACCCGAGTTTAATGTTGAAGCAGCCTGCCAGGTAGCACATGCATTTGGTGTCAGTGAAACGATTGTCGAAGATGATTTTTTCACCGCCGTTGATGATTTACGCCAGGCTTCTGAAGATGCCGGTGCCGGGCATCTGGGAGAAACCGGATTCGGTTCTGCGCTGTTCTACACCTATATCTGCATCGATAAAGATCTGCTGGTAGAGAACCTTGGCGGAGACGAAGCGTTAGCTAATCAGACCATACGTGCTTTTACGGAAGCCGCGCTTAAAGTCTCCCCAACCGGTAAACAAAACAGCTTTGCCAGCCGTGCCTATGCCTCCTGGGCGCTGGCGGAAAAAGGCACCGATCAACCGCGTTCTCTGGCTGCGGCCTTCTATGAACCCATTAATGGCACCCGTCAGTTAGACGTGGCGGTACAGCGCATTACAACGCTTCGGGAAAACATGAATAAGGTTTACGAACAGAAGACTGATTTCGTAAGTTTTGACGTGATGAACAAACAGGGAAGCATGAAGGACGTGCTGGACTTTATCTGCGCGTAA
- the casB gene encoding type I-E CRISPR-associated protein Cse2/CasB yields the protein MNIVKEEHKATLRKWHEELQAKRGNRASLRRSTTVNDVCLSDGFRSLLMQTHTLWKIEAQEWRFTALALVAAVAANVKAIDERQPFAAQLAAVMSKGRFTRLSAVKTPDELLRQLRRAVRLLNGSVNLDSLAEGVFRWSQESDDLLNHHRRQQRPTEFIRIRWALEYYQAGDADNEQN from the coding sequence ATGAATATTGTAAAAGAGGAGCACAAAGCCACGTTGCGTAAATGGCACGAAGAGTTGCAGGCCAAACGCGGCAATCGTGCCAGTCTGCGGCGTAGCACAACGGTTAATGATGTTTGTCTGTCAGATGGGTTTCGTTCTCTGCTGATGCAGACCCACACTTTGTGGAAAATTGAAGCACAAGAGTGGCGTTTTACCGCACTGGCGCTGGTCGCCGCTGTTGCCGCCAATGTTAAAGCCATTGATGAACGACAGCCTTTTGCTGCGCAGTTGGCGGCTGTCATGTCAAAGGGGCGTTTTACTCGCCTGTCGGCAGTAAAAACACCGGATGAGTTACTGCGCCAGTTACGCCGCGCAGTCAGATTATTAAACGGTTCCGTCAATCTTGACTCTCTGGCAGAGGGTGTCTTCCGCTGGAGTCAGGAGAGCGACGACCTGCTCAATCATCACCGCCGCCAGCAGCGGCCAACCGAATTTATCCGTATCCGCTGGGCGCTGGAATATTACCAGGCTGGCGACGCCGATAACGAACAAAATTAA
- the casA gene encoding type I-E CRISPR-associated protein Cse1/CasA, translating to MNSFSLLTTPWLPVRYKDGTTGKLAPVDLADEHVVDIAAPRADLQGAAWQFLLGLLQSSFAPKDHRRWDDIWEDGLEVEKLREALLSLEHAFQFGPESPSFMQDFEALTGDKVPVASLLPEIPGAQTTKFNKDHFIKRGVTEHVCPHCSVLALFSLQLNAPSGGKGYRTGLRGGGPMTTLIELQEYQGNQQTPLWRKLWLNVMPQDEADLPLPKKFDDLVFPWLGPTRTSELAGAVVTDDQVNKLQAYWGMPRRIRIDFNTTTVGNCDICGEQNDALLSLMTTKNYGANYAMWQHPLTPYRVPLKEGGEFYSVKPQPGGLIWRDWLGLIETGKSENNKEFPALVVKLFNASNLKQAKVGLWGFGYDFDNMKARCWYEHHFPLLLNKKEGQIPKLRLAAQTASRILSLLRSALKEAWFSDPKGARGDFSFVDIDFWNKTQHRFLRLVRNIEEGQDPDELLSKWQKEIWLFARQDFDDRVFTNPYEAVDLKRVMTARKKYFTTSAEKQNAKAAREKKQEAAE from the coding sequence ATGAACTCGTTTTCACTTCTGACAACCCCGTGGTTGCCCGTTCGTTATAAAGACGGAACGACAGGCAAGCTGGCACCAGTCGATCTGGCTGATGAACATGTTGTCGATATCGCCGCGCCGCGAGCAGATTTACAAGGTGCGGCGTGGCAGTTTTTACTGGGGCTACTACAAAGCAGTTTCGCGCCAAAAGATCATCGTCGTTGGGATGATATCTGGGAAGACGGGCTGGAAGTCGAAAAGCTACGGGAAGCATTGCTGTCATTAGAGCACGCTTTCCAGTTTGGCCCTGAATCCCCTTCATTTATGCAGGATTTTGAGGCGCTCACGGGTGATAAAGTTCCGGTCGCTTCGCTACTGCCTGAGATTCCCGGTGCTCAAACAACGAAGTTTAACAAAGACCACTTTATCAAGCGTGGCGTGACTGAACATGTATGCCCACATTGTTCCGTGTTAGCTCTGTTCTCCCTACAGTTAAATGCACCGTCTGGCGGCAAAGGCTATCGCACCGGTTTGCGCGGCGGTGGGCCGATGACCACTCTGATTGAGTTACAGGAATATCAGGGCAATCAGCAAACTCCCTTGTGGCGCAAACTGTGGCTCAACGTGATGCCGCAGGATGAAGCCGACTTACCGCTACCCAAAAAATTTGATGATCTGGTTTTCCCATGGCTTGGCCCGACGCGTACCAGCGAACTGGCCGGTGCTGTAGTAACCGATGATCAGGTCAATAAACTCCAGGCGTACTGGGGAATGCCGCGACGTATTCGTATTGATTTTAATACCACGACAGTCGGCAACTGCGATATTTGCGGTGAGCAGAACGACGCGCTTCTGAGCCTGATGACGACCAAAAATTATGGTGCCAATTATGCCATGTGGCAGCACCCCTTAACGCCCTATCGTGTACCGCTTAAAGAGGGGGGCGAGTTTTACTCGGTCAAACCACAACCTGGCGGTTTAATCTGGCGCGACTGGTTAGGCCTTATCGAAACGGGTAAGTCAGAAAATAATAAAGAATTTCCGGCGCTGGTGGTGAAACTCTTTAATGCAAGCAATCTGAAGCAGGCAAAAGTGGGCTTATGGGGATTTGGTTATGATTTCGACAACATGAAAGCCCGCTGTTGGTACGAACACCATTTCCCGCTGCTGCTCAATAAAAAAGAAGGCCAGATACCCAAGCTGCGGCTAGCTGCGCAAACGGCTTCACGGATTCTAAGTCTGTTACGCAGTGCACTGAAAGAAGCATGGTTCTCCGATCCGAAAGGTGCTCGGGGTGATTTTAGTTTTGTGGATATCGACTTCTGGAACAAAACTCAGCATCGCTTCCTGAGGTTAGTGCGCAACATTGAAGAAGGTCAGGATCCAGATGAATTACTCAGCAAATGGCAAAAGGAGATTTGGTTATTCGCGCGTCAGGATTTTGACGATCGCGTTTTTACCAATCCTTATGAAGCCGTCGATTTGAAACGCGTTATGACCGCACGCAAGAAATATTTTACAACATCGGCGGAGAAGCAAAATGCTAAGGCCGCCAGGGAGAAAAAGCAGGAGGCTGCTGAATGA